The following are from one region of the Cloacibacterium sp. TD35 genome:
- a CDS encoding GlmU family protein, with amino-acid sequence MQLIFSDAQFWGDFLPLTYTKPIAELRTGILTFSERWQKLLDSSEVSYITEDYLQKKYKSYEKKESLLITPNFLPSESVLAQIKNLQLGEALIYENEVLAARLNMENFSLSQIEKMTDITEELIFFKKSTDLFSLNDKAIDFDFELVTKGRTSAPLSETNGFLGKKEDLFIEEGAEIEFATLNCKTGKIYIGKNAEIMEGSVVRGSLALCEGSKINMGSKIYGATTIGPHSKVGGEVNNIVISGFTNKGHEGFVGNSVIGEWCNLGADTNSSNLKNNYAEVKLWSYPSKKFVKTGLQFCGLIMGDHSKTAINTQFNTGTVVGVGANIFKSGFPPNLIEHFSWGGFKGDEKFRLETAYEVAEKAMARRKITLTEEDKEILKWVYENC; translated from the coding sequence ATGCAACTTATATTTTCTGATGCTCAATTTTGGGGAGATTTCCTTCCGCTTACTTATACCAAACCTATCGCAGAACTTAGAACAGGAATTCTTACGTTTTCTGAACGTTGGCAAAAACTGCTAGATTCTTCAGAAGTTTCTTACATCACCGAAGATTATCTTCAAAAAAAATATAAATCCTACGAAAAGAAAGAAAGTTTACTGATTACTCCAAATTTTCTTCCTTCGGAAAGTGTTTTGGCTCAAATTAAAAATTTGCAACTGGGAGAAGCTTTGATTTATGAAAACGAAGTTTTAGCGGCTAGATTAAACATGGAAAACTTCTCACTTTCGCAGATTGAAAAAATGACAGACATTACCGAAGAACTGATTTTCTTTAAAAAATCTACGGATTTATTTTCTCTAAATGACAAAGCGATTGATTTTGATTTTGAATTGGTGACCAAAGGGAGAACTTCTGCTCCACTTTCTGAAACCAATGGATTTTTAGGCAAAAAAGAAGATTTATTTATAGAAGAAGGTGCCGAGATAGAATTTGCCACGCTTAATTGCAAAACTGGGAAAATCTACATCGGCAAAAATGCAGAAATTATGGAAGGTTCTGTAGTTAGAGGAAGTCTCGCACTTTGTGAAGGCTCTAAAATTAATATGGGTTCTAAAATTTATGGAGCTACAACCATCGGTCCACATTCTAAAGTAGGTGGTGAAGTGAATAATATCGTTATCTCTGGTTTTACCAATAAAGGTCACGAAGGTTTTGTAGGAAATTCTGTGATTGGCGAATGGTGCAATCTTGGAGCAGACACCAATTCTTCTAACCTCAAAAACAATTACGCAGAAGTAAAACTCTGGAGTTATCCATCCAAAAAATTTGTAAAAACTGGACTTCAATTTTGTGGATTAATTATGGGAGACCATTCTAAAACAGCCATTAACACTCAATTTAATACAGGAACTGTAGTGGGAGTTGGCGCTAATATTTTCAAAAGTGGATTTCCACCAAATTTGATTGAACATTTTTCTTGGGGCGGATTTAAAGGAGATGAAAAATTCAGATTAGAAACTGCCTATGAAGTTGCAGAAAAAGCTATGGCAAGAAGAAAAATAACTTTAACTGAAGAAGATAAGGAAATTCTGAAATGGGTTTATGAGAATTGTTAA
- a CDS encoding SIMPL domain-containing protein — translation MNKNIIAIAVASLGFIIGFGLLGSAIKNRNKSENTISVTGLGTKKFTSDLITWSGNFSRNSFELKQAYDALSNDRKIIENYLISKGIPKTEIVFSAVDIQKQYNYVSEPNGGGHQTFAGYQLTQSVSLESKDVAKIENLSRNITEIINLGIEFTSSKPSYFYTKLAEVKQEMIANATKDAKERAEKIAENAGSELGNLKKATMGVIQITAPNSNEDFSYGGTYNTQSKEKEASITIKLEYEVD, via the coding sequence ATGAACAAAAACATTATCGCCATTGCTGTTGCTTCTTTGGGCTTCATCATTGGGTTTGGCTTATTAGGAAGCGCCATCAAAAACCGAAACAAATCAGAAAACACCATTTCTGTTACCGGTCTTGGAACCAAAAAATTCACTTCGGACCTCATCACTTGGAGCGGAAACTTCTCCAGAAATAGTTTTGAACTGAAACAAGCATATGATGCACTTTCAAACGACCGAAAAATTATTGAAAACTATTTGATTTCTAAAGGAATCCCTAAAACCGAAATCGTTTTTTCGGCGGTAGATATTCAGAAGCAATATAATTATGTTTCGGAACCTAACGGAGGTGGCCATCAGACTTTTGCTGGCTATCAGTTAACTCAATCGGTTTCATTAGAAAGTAAAGATGTGGCAAAAATTGAAAATCTCTCAAGAAACATTACCGAAATCATCAATCTTGGGATAGAATTTACCTCATCAAAACCAAGTTATTTCTACACAAAACTAGCCGAAGTAAAACAGGAAATGATTGCCAATGCAACAAAAGATGCTAAAGAACGTGCCGAAAAAATCGCAGAAAATGCAGGTTCAGAATTGGGAAATCTTAAAAAAGCAACAATGGGTGTTATCCAAATTACAGCTCCTAATTCCAATGAAGATTTTTCTTACGGCGGAACTTATAATACTCAATCAAAAGAAAAAGAAGCGAGTATTACAATTAAATTAGAATATGAAGTAGATTAG
- a CDS encoding site-specific integrase, with translation MNHYNLIFYAKKTKSNPELSAIYLRITVRGKRSEISTGQTIPTASWCSKSGKLKGNSQQAKAINSLIDNYKLKVFSSYNELIFANKEVTAETLKNKFLGIDEKAITLVEVFKEHNKMVFSLIGKTYSFGTWKRYETSLKHTIEFMKWKYNISDMEVKNIKPEFISYYDLWFRTIRNCCNNTSVKYLKNFRKIIKLCIDNEWINKDPFINYKTKLQPVDKNFLSEEQLESIIDKEFKSERLSFVRDVFIFSCFTGLAYVDIKNLKYDDISTNISGARFIKIKRTKTKVDASIPLLPIAENILTKYKDNPKCLNQNLVLPILSNQKMNEYLKEISTLCDIEFDLTFHAARHTFATTVTLNNGVPIETVSKMLGHTSIRMTQHYAKILDSKVSNDMNILKEKLAQKELKMKIS, from the coding sequence ATGAACCACTACAATTTAATTTTCTACGCAAAGAAAACAAAAAGCAATCCAGAACTATCAGCCATTTATTTACGTATTACAGTTAGAGGAAAACGCTCTGAAATATCAACTGGGCAAACTATCCCAACAGCTTCATGGTGTTCTAAATCTGGTAAACTAAAAGGAAATAGTCAACAGGCAAAAGCTATCAATTCATTAATTGACAACTATAAACTAAAAGTTTTTTCAAGTTACAATGAACTTATTTTTGCTAATAAGGAGGTTACTGCAGAAACACTAAAGAATAAATTTTTGGGAATTGATGAAAAAGCAATTACCCTTGTAGAAGTTTTCAAGGAACACAATAAGATGGTGTTTTCTCTTATTGGAAAAACATACTCATTTGGAACATGGAAGAGATATGAAACTTCATTAAAACACACTATAGAGTTTATGAAATGGAAATACAACATTTCAGATATGGAAGTCAAAAATATCAAACCAGAATTTATTTCGTACTATGACTTATGGTTTAGAACCATAAGAAACTGTTGTAATAATACTTCTGTAAAATATTTGAAAAACTTCCGAAAAATCATAAAACTTTGTATTGATAATGAATGGATAAATAAAGACCCTTTTATAAATTACAAAACAAAGCTACAGCCAGTAGACAAAAACTTTCTGAGTGAGGAGCAGTTAGAGTCAATAATTGACAAAGAATTTAAAAGTGAAAGGCTGTCCTTTGTTAGAGATGTTTTCATCTTTAGCTGTTTCACGGGTTTAGCGTATGTTGATATTAAGAATCTAAAATATGATGATATATCTACAAACATTAGTGGAGCGAGATTTATTAAAATCAAAAGAACAAAAACTAAAGTTGATGCAAGCATACCACTTTTGCCAATTGCAGAAAATATTTTGACCAAATATAAAGACAATCCTAAATGTTTAAACCAAAATTTAGTCCTCCCAATTTTAAGCAATCAAAAAATGAATGAGTATTTAAAAGAAATTTCTACTCTATGTGATATAGAATTTGATTTAACTTTTCATGCAGCAAGACACACTTTTGCCACAACAGTAACTCTAAATAATGGTGTACCAATCGAAACAGTTAGTAAGATGTTAGGTCACACAAGTATTAGAATGACCCAGCACTACGCTAAAATTTTGGATTCCAAAGTCAGCAACGACATGAATATCTTAAAAGAAAAATTAGCCCAAAAAGAACTAAAAATGAAGATTTCTTAA
- the recA gene encoding recombinase RecA yields the protein MSSIDDKKKALALVLEKMDKTYGKGTVMKMGDNAVEEVEVIPSGSLGLDIALGVGGYPKGRVIEIYGPESSGKTTLTMHAIAESQKQGGIAAFIDAEHAFDAVYAKKLGIDVENLIISQPDNGEQALEIADNLIRSGAIDIVVIDSVAALTPKAEIEGEMGDSKMGLHARLMSQALRKLTATISRTKCTVIFINQLREKIGVMFGNPETTTGGNALKFYASVRIDIRRSGSPIKVGEDAVGNRVKVKIVKNKVAPPFKNTEFDIMYGEGISKVGEILDLGVEFDIVKKSGSWFSYGDTKLGQGRDAVKELLKDNPELLEELSEKIKEAIKNK from the coding sequence ATGAGCAGTATAGACGATAAGAAAAAAGCACTCGCATTAGTCCTCGAAAAAATGGATAAAACCTACGGAAAAGGTACCGTAATGAAAATGGGAGACAATGCAGTAGAAGAAGTAGAAGTAATTCCTAGTGGTTCACTTGGTTTAGATATTGCTTTGGGAGTTGGTGGTTATCCAAAAGGAAGAGTCATCGAAATTTACGGTCCTGAATCTTCAGGTAAAACCACACTTACTATGCACGCGATTGCAGAATCTCAAAAACAAGGCGGAATTGCAGCTTTTATAGATGCAGAACACGCTTTTGATGCGGTTTATGCTAAAAAATTAGGAATAGATGTAGAAAATTTAATTATTTCTCAACCAGATAATGGTGAACAAGCATTAGAAATTGCAGATAATTTAATCCGTTCTGGAGCGATTGATATTGTGGTAATCGACTCTGTGGCAGCATTGACCCCAAAAGCTGAAATTGAAGGAGAAATGGGTGATTCTAAAATGGGATTACATGCTAGATTAATGTCTCAAGCTTTGAGAAAATTAACAGCTACAATTTCTAGAACAAAATGCACCGTAATTTTCATTAACCAGTTAAGAGAAAAAATTGGCGTAATGTTCGGAAATCCTGAAACAACCACTGGTGGAAACGCACTGAAATTCTATGCTTCGGTAAGAATTGACATCAGAAGAAGTGGTTCTCCTATCAAAGTAGGCGAAGATGCTGTAGGAAACCGCGTGAAAGTAAAAATTGTTAAAAACAAAGTTGCTCCGCCGTTTAAAAATACAGAATTCGATATTATGTACGGTGAAGGAATTTCTAAAGTAGGCGAAATTCTAGATTTGGGTGTCGAGTTTGATATTGTTAAAAAATCTGGTTCTTGGTTCAGCTATGGCGATACGAAACTAGGACAAGGTAGAGACGCAGTAAAAGAATTACTAAAAGATAATCCTGAACTTTTAGAGGAGCTTTCTGAAAAAATAAAAGAGGCTATTAAAAACAAATAG
- a CDS encoding nucleotide pyrophosphohydrolase produces MEIKILQNQVDEWIKTIGVRYFNELTNMAMLTEEVGEVARIIARRYGEQSEKESDKSKDLGEELADVLFVTLCLANQTGVDLQTAFDKKMKVKTERDFDRHQNNEKLK; encoded by the coding sequence ATGGAAATAAAAATTCTACAAAATCAAGTTGATGAATGGATAAAAACCATTGGTGTTCGTTATTTTAATGAATTAACGAATATGGCAATGTTAACCGAAGAAGTAGGAGAGGTTGCCAGAATTATTGCCAGAAGATATGGTGAACAAAGCGAAAAAGAATCTGACAAATCTAAAGATTTAGGCGAAGAATTAGCAGATGTACTTTTTGTAACTTTGTGCCTGGCAAACCAAACTGGTGTAGATTTACAAACCGCTTTTGATAAAAAGATGAAAGTAAAAACTGAAAGAGATTTTGACCGTCATCAAAATAATGAGAAATTAAAATAA
- a CDS encoding PspC family transcriptional regulator yields the protein MKEPKIITDLRHRVEHEWFGTLTRFGSRLGIPVSKLRVFFIYSTFATAGFFFLVYLMMAFTLWVKDIFITRRPNVFDL from the coding sequence ATGAAAGAGCCCAAAATAATTACGGATTTAAGACACAGAGTAGAACACGAATGGTTCGGAACGCTCACAAGGTTTGGGAGCAGGCTAGGAATTCCTGTTTCTAAATTGCGTGTATTTTTCATTTATTCCACTTTTGCCACAGCTGGTTTTTTCTTCTTAGTATATCTTATGATGGCATTTACACTTTGGGTAAAAGATATTTTCATCACCAGAAGACCTAATGTATTCGATTTGTAA
- a CDS encoding DUF4252 domain-containing protein, whose protein sequence is MKNIITFLFLMFLPVFALAQTEKLDAIFEKYQEAEGVTSIKIAKPMFRLLNNINIDDADMDKIKPLISKMNGLKILIMEKPETAEKPTAAQLAAINEASKVKNEILAAVKNLKYDELMTLNSKDNKIKFLAADTSSNLLNNMLLTISSEDENILMMLDGQISMDDVSNLINDVQKEDKAPKTPEKPKK, encoded by the coding sequence ATGAAAAATATTATCACATTCCTATTCCTTATGTTTTTGCCAGTGTTTGCTTTGGCTCAAACTGAAAAATTAGACGCTATTTTTGAAAAATATCAAGAAGCAGAAGGCGTAACTTCTATTAAGATTGCTAAACCAATGTTCAGGCTGCTCAATAACATCAATATAGATGATGCAGATATGGACAAAATTAAACCGCTTATTAGTAAAATGAATGGTTTAAAAATTCTTATCATGGAAAAACCTGAAACGGCAGAAAAACCTACCGCTGCTCAATTAGCTGCCATCAATGAAGCAAGTAAAGTAAAAAATGAAATTCTAGCTGCAGTAAAAAATCTGAAATATGATGAACTCATGACGCTAAACAGTAAAGACAATAAAATCAAGTTTTTAGCAGCAGATACAAGTTCTAATTTACTGAATAACATGCTATTAACCATTTCTTCTGAGGATGAAAATATCTTGATGATGTTAGACGGACAAATCTCTATGGACGATGTTTCTAACTTGATTAATGACGTTCAAAAAGAAGATAAAGCACCTAAGACACCAGAAAAACCTAAAAAATAA
- a CDS encoding type B 50S ribosomal protein L31: MKSGIHPENYRLVVFKDMSNDEVFLCKSTAETKDTIVYEGTEYPLIKMEISSTSHPFYTGKVKLVDTAGRVDKFMNKYKKFAK; the protein is encoded by the coding sequence ATGAAATCAGGAATTCACCCAGAAAATTATAGATTAGTTGTATTCAAAGACATGAGTAATGACGAAGTGTTTCTTTGCAAATCTACAGCTGAAACTAAAGATACTATTGTTTACGAAGGTACAGAATATCCATTAATCAAAATGGAAATATCTTCTACTTCTCACCCATTCTACACTGGTAAAGTAAAATTAGTAGATACTGCAGGTAGAGTAGACAAATTCATGAACAAATACAAAAAATTCGCTAAGTAA
- a CDS encoding deoxyhypusine synthase family protein produces the protein MSNKPITEFIEKYYLHFNSAALVDAAKGYVAHLKDGGKMMITLAGAMSTAEMGKILADMIREDKVDIISCTGANLEEDLMNLVAHSHYERVPHYRDLTPQEEWDLLERGLNRVTDTCIPEEEAFRRLQKHIYEIWKDAEAKGEKYFPHEYMYKMILSGVLEQYYEIPRENSWMIAAAEKNLPIVVPGWEDSTMGNIFTSYCIKGDLKPSTMKSGIEYMMFLADWYPKNSGGKGVGFFQIGGGIAGDFPICVVPMLYQDMEMHDIPFWSYFCQISDSTTSYGSYSGAVPNEKITWGKLDITTPKFIVESDATICAPLIFKYILENS, from the coding sequence ATGAGCAATAAACCGATTACCGAATTTATAGAAAAATATTATTTGCATTTTAATTCTGCTGCTTTAGTAGATGCTGCAAAAGGTTATGTAGCACACCTAAAAGACGGAGGTAAAATGATGATTACTCTTGCTGGAGCAATGTCTACTGCAGAAATGGGAAAAATTTTGGCAGATATGATTCGTGAAGACAAAGTAGATATTATCTCTTGTACTGGTGCGAATTTAGAAGAAGATTTAATGAATTTGGTAGCACATTCTCACTACGAAAGAGTGCCTCATTACAGAGATCTTACTCCTCAAGAAGAGTGGGATTTATTGGAAAGAGGTTTAAATAGAGTTACGGATACTTGTATTCCAGAAGAAGAGGCTTTCCGTAGATTGCAAAAACATATTTATGAAATTTGGAAAGATGCAGAAGCTAAAGGAGAAAAATATTTTCCGCACGAATATATGTACAAGATGATTCTTTCTGGAGTTCTAGAACAGTACTATGAAATCCCAAGAGAAAATTCTTGGATGATTGCTGCAGCAGAGAAAAACTTACCAATTGTAGTACCTGGTTGGGAAGATTCTACGATGGGTAATATCTTCACAAGCTACTGTATTAAAGGAGATTTAAAACCTTCTACCATGAAATCTGGAATTGAATATATGATGTTTTTAGCAGATTGGTATCCAAAAAATAGCGGTGGTAAAGGAGTTGGTTTCTTCCAAATTGGGGGAGGAATTGCAGGAGATTTCCCAATTTGTGTAGTGCCAATGTTGTATCAGGATATGGAAATGCACGACATCCCATTCTGGAGCTATTTCTGTCAGATTTCAGATTCTACCACTTCTTATGGTTCATATTCTGGAGCTGTTCCAAACGAAAAAATCACTTGGGGTAAATTAGATATCACTACACCGAAGTTCATCGTTGAAAGTGATGCTACAATTTGTGCACCTTTAATTTTCAAATATATTTTAGAAAATTCATAA
- a CDS encoding AMP-binding protein — MIFDFSKNINIESLFPENEFEEKVISFLQDWFSHSETVSVQTSGSTGIPKVFEIEKKRMLSSAKMTCDFLGLKEGDTALLCLPVQYISGKMMLVRAIERKLKIIISVPSSTPKIYENVEFCAMTPLQVQNSIENIHLIRNLIIGGAAVSENLKSQLTSVIQHPSSNKIFETYGMSETLSHIALKQISPVQENYFTIFNDVEISVDERNCLKIFAPKLNPEILQTNDIVELLNEKQFKFLGRFDNVINSGGVKIFAEELESLVKKYVTQDLVFIGKFDEIFGEKLVLVIEGKNEELLKSKIYNLEFPSKFHIPKEILFLEKFPRAENGKVLRKEILKLIY; from the coding sequence ATGATTTTTGATTTTTCTAAAAATATCAATATAGAATCACTTTTTCCAGAGAATGAATTCGAGGAAAAGGTGATTTCTTTTTTGCAAGATTGGTTTTCTCATTCTGAAACCGTTTCGGTTCAAACTTCGGGTTCTACAGGAATTCCGAAAGTCTTTGAAATCGAAAAAAAGAGAATGCTCAGCTCTGCGAAAATGACATGCGATTTTTTAGGATTGAAAGAAGGGGATACAGCTTTGCTTTGTTTGCCAGTTCAGTATATTTCTGGTAAAATGATGCTAGTGAGAGCTATCGAAAGAAAGCTGAAAATTATTATTTCTGTACCCAGTTCTACTCCTAAAATTTATGAAAATGTAGAATTTTGCGCGATGACTCCCTTGCAGGTTCAAAATTCAATAGAAAATATTCATCTCATCAGAAACCTTATCATTGGAGGAGCGGCCGTTTCAGAAAATCTCAAATCTCAATTAACATCTGTTATCCAACATCCATCATCCAACAAAATTTTTGAGACTTATGGGATGAGCGAAACGCTTTCTCATATTGCTTTGAAGCAAATTTCGCCAGTTCAGGAAAATTATTTTACGATTTTTAATGATGTTGAAATATCTGTAGATGAAAGAAACTGTTTGAAAATTTTCGCACCAAAACTTAATCCAGAAATTTTGCAAACTAATGATATTGTAGAATTGCTGAATGAAAAGCAATTCAAATTTTTAGGGAGATTTGACAATGTTATTAATTCTGGAGGAGTAAAAATCTTTGCCGAAGAATTAGAAAGCTTGGTTAAGAAATATGTTACTCAAGATTTAGTTTTTATTGGGAAATTTGACGAAATTTTTGGCGAAAAATTGGTTTTAGTCATCGAAGGAAAAAATGAAGAACTTCTAAAGTCTAAAATTTATAATTTAGAATTTCCAAGCAAGTTTCATATTCCTAAAGAAATCTTATTTTTAGAGAAATTCCCAAGAGCGGAAAACGGTAAGGTTTTAAGGAAAGAAATTTTAAAATTGATTTATTAA
- a CDS encoding phosphoglycerate mutase family protein produces the protein MDFNFTFAQQKVDTVFVGKATSKNIKQSIDKKALVYIIVRHGEKENNGKNPHLSEAGKKRAKHLAQLFKKVKIQNAFSTDFFRTRETLEPLILEKKLDLKIYNPREISEFVKNDLTKKTEVNIISGHSNTNPVLLNEFIQQPLFKDIPDEKFNDIYIVNFFENDKKVKIYHLLY, from the coding sequence TTGGACTTCAATTTTACTTTTGCACAGCAAAAAGTAGATACTGTTTTTGTGGGTAAAGCGACATCTAAAAATATAAAGCAAAGTATTGATAAAAAAGCCTTGGTTTATATTATCGTAAGACATGGTGAGAAAGAAAATAATGGCAAAAATCCTCATCTTTCTGAAGCAGGAAAAAAAAGGGCAAAACATTTAGCTCAACTATTCAAAAAAGTAAAAATTCAGAATGCTTTTAGCACAGATTTTTTCAGAACTCGAGAAACTTTAGAGCCTTTGATTTTAGAGAAAAAATTAGATTTGAAGATTTACAATCCGAGAGAAATTTCTGAATTTGTGAAAAATGATTTGACTAAAAAAACAGAAGTCAATATTATTTCAGGACATTCTAATACCAACCCAGTTTTGCTTAATGAATTTATTCAGCAACCTTTGTTCAAAGATATTCCAGACGAAAAATTTAATGACATTTATATTGTCAATTTTTTTGAAAATGATAAAAAAGTGAAAATTTATCATTTATTGTATTAA
- a CDS encoding DUF4252 domain-containing protein has protein sequence MKSFLKLIAIFTILVSLQSCIVTEKSLYNEETKGNATVTKINVPMFIVKPYIKKALREDGESEEVIRLIKKIRKVKVYTVQNASDKMVTQFSRQSFGSNLQELMSVNSKDSKIKIMSAITDSETMIKDLLITVRDDKELVYVKVLGKFSLDDISRIAELSKKNKDTVANN, from the coding sequence ATGAAATCATTTCTAAAACTTATAGCAATTTTTACCATTTTGGTCTCTCTTCAATCTTGTATTGTAACTGAAAAGTCTCTCTACAACGAAGAAACAAAAGGAAACGCAACCGTTACCAAAATAAATGTTCCGATGTTTATAGTAAAACCTTACATCAAAAAAGCATTAAGAGAAGACGGTGAATCAGAAGAAGTTATTCGCCTTATCAAAAAAATCAGAAAAGTAAAAGTTTACACCGTACAAAATGCTTCTGATAAAATGGTTACCCAATTTTCTAGACAATCTTTTGGTAGCAATTTACAAGAATTGATGAGTGTAAACAGCAAAGATTCTAAAATTAAAATTATGTCTGCAATTACAGATTCAGAAACAATGATTAAGGATTTACTGATTACCGTGAGAGATGATAAAGAATTGGTTTACGTAAAAGTTTTAGGAAAATTCTCTTTGGATGACATCTCAAGAATCGCAGAATTATCGAAAAAGAATAAAGATACCGTTGCAAATAATTAA
- a CDS encoding RNA polymerase sigma factor: MNQETFKNTVFVLKDEMYRFAKRFLVSSDEAEDLVQDLMLKFWQKKDELVHLNLKSYVLKCVKNECLNKLKHETVKQNFADFQLHRSELYKMETNNLKEKILEFINALPEKQKLVIHLKDVEEYEVSEISEILEIEENAVRVNLMRARQKVKEQINNLLAFENRKIQNI; the protein is encoded by the coding sequence ATGAACCAAGAAACATTTAAGAATACTGTATTTGTTTTGAAAGACGAGATGTATCGTTTTGCAAAGCGATTCTTGGTGAGTAGTGACGAAGCCGAAGATTTGGTGCAGGATTTAATGCTGAAATTTTGGCAAAAAAAAGATGAATTGGTACATCTTAATTTAAAATCTTATGTACTAAAATGTGTGAAAAACGAGTGTCTCAATAAACTGAAACACGAAACGGTGAAACAGAATTTTGCAGATTTTCAGCTTCATAGAAGTGAGCTCTACAAAATGGAAACCAATAATCTGAAAGAGAAAATTTTAGAATTTATCAATGCGCTCCCCGAAAAACAGAAATTGGTTATTCACCTGAAAGATGTAGAAGAATATGAAGTCTCGGAAATATCGGAGATTTTAGAAATAGAAGAAAATGCAGTGAGAGTGAATCTGATGAGAGCCAGACAAAAAGTAAAAGAACAGATTAACAACCTGTTAGCGTTTGAAAATAGAAAAATTCAAAACATTTAA
- a CDS encoding GNAT family N-acetyltransferase — protein sequence MIWFEELQNRKKISKIFYRYEKTFPEEERRSKDQFLDLAENPDAFVYSINHEDENIGYCVIWELQGFYFLEHFEVFEEFRNQKFGEKILESLQEKFEKLILETEPDSLSEIAERRLRFYERNGFSIIEKNYLQPSYGEGKSVVNLFLMANFEPENLENCIKEIHEVVYEI from the coding sequence ATGATTTGGTTCGAAGAATTACAAAACCGCAAGAAAATTTCTAAAATTTTCTACCGCTACGAAAAAACTTTTCCCGAAGAAGAGAGGCGTAGCAAAGACCAATTTCTAGATTTAGCCGAGAATCCTGACGCATTCGTTTATTCCATTAATCACGAAGATGAAAATATAGGATACTGCGTGATCTGGGAGCTTCAGGGATTTTATTTTTTAGAACATTTCGAAGTTTTTGAGGAATTTAGAAATCAAAAATTTGGAGAAAAAATTCTGGAAAGTTTGCAAGAAAAATTCGAAAAGCTCATTTTAGAAACTGAGCCAGATTCACTTTCAGAAATTGCAGAAAGAAGATTGCGTTTTTATGAAAGAAATGGTTTTAGCATCATAGAAAAAAATTACCTTCAACCGAGTTATGGCGAAGGTAAAAGTGTTGTAAATTTATTTCTAATGGCAAATTTCGAGCCTGAAAATTTAGAAAATTGCATTAAGGAAATACACGAAGTTGTCTACGAAATATAA
- a CDS encoding MGMT family protein: MNETFKQQVFEIIRMIPQGRVTTYGAIAKAVGFPNHSRHVGNALRHYEEDFPAHRVCSACGIISAESCIPKFTEKLAKEGVEVKGNKIQNFKQIFWNPLEEINL; encoded by the coding sequence ATGAACGAAACCTTCAAACAACAAGTTTTTGAAATCATCAGGATGATTCCTCAAGGCAGAGTAACTACTTATGGAGCGATTGCTAAAGCAGTTGGTTTTCCTAATCATTCTCGTCATGTTGGGAATGCTTTACGACATTATGAAGAAGATTTCCCAGCACATAGAGTTTGTAGCGCTTGTGGAATTATTTCTGCAGAAAGTTGTATTCCAAAATTTACAGAAAAGTTAGCCAAAGAAGGAGTAGAAGTAAAAGGAAATAAAATTCAGAATTTCAAGCAAATTTTTTGGAATCCTTTAGAAGAAATTAATTTGTAG